The proteins below are encoded in one region of Segatella copri:
- a CDS encoding DUF975 family protein, with the protein MEVNELFKHRSITSCMRASYDTITSDFRSLVKQTWTTHVPFAVLLAIVLYFLLPNKPLHDWGAVNPMASFILQTIIYGATIVMAIVSFWHLLPRKQLCPKGEKRKIRKSLLRILRHFGGFFLTSFLGMIIVGIATFIAALPSIILIIAQFYSQLGALDGDPLGVPGYFTPLLFLVFTITFLLIIYALSWLGISLAYQFGSYKVQDEEKKRMKESQKMATAEIEKY; encoded by the coding sequence ATGGAAGTAAATGAATTATTTAAGCACAGAAGTATAACTTCCTGCATGAGAGCATCATACGATACCATAACAAGTGACTTCAGATCACTTGTAAAACAGACATGGACTACCCATGTTCCATTTGCTGTATTGCTGGCTATCGTACTCTATTTCCTCCTCCCCAACAAACCGCTTCACGATTGGGGAGCCGTAAATCCGATGGCTTCGTTCATCCTGCAAACCATCATTTACGGAGCCACTATCGTAATGGCTATCGTATCATTCTGGCATCTCCTGCCAAGAAAGCAACTGTGTCCTAAGGGCGAAAAGCGCAAGATAAGAAAATCCCTCCTCCGCATTCTCCGCCACTTCGGAGGTTTCTTTCTGACCAGTTTTCTCGGCATGATTATCGTAGGCATCGCTACCTTTATCGCAGCCCTGCCTTCCATCATCCTCATCATCGCACAGTTCTATTCACAGCTCGGTGCGCTTGATGGTGACCCGCTCGGTGTGCCGGGTTATTTCACCCCACTCCTCTTCCTGGTGTTTACCATCACCTTCCTGCTCATCATCTACGCCCTGAGCTGGCTCGGCATTTCACTTGCCTATCAATTCGGCTCTTACAAGGTGCAAGACGAAGAGAAGAAGAGAATGAAGGAAAGCCAGAAGATGGCAACCGCAGAAATTGAAAAATATTAA
- a CDS encoding BamA/TamA family outer membrane protein, with product MVPEGEYILNKVEVKSDSAGYNAGALKQYVRQKEKPKLFSLFKNPFSKKPVIYDTLQARLSCQDLITAMQNQGFMHAGVSLYTTKKGKKLDATYLLHPGEPFMIGKVKYEVEDEHIQQLLHLDNPDNQQIKPGMRFTVETLDNERRRISSLLTNDGYFRFHKDFIQFSADTIAGQKDIALTLHLMKYKANSNAPEVDHPRYEIRNINYLSNDSDRIHLRHQVLLNATALREGRPYSAAALQRTYNNFARLQAVKYTNIRFSEVPDSNLVTENGMERNSISRQMDCNIQISTNKPSTIAFQPEGTNTAGDLGAAASLTYTNRNLFRGSEQLSIELRGAYEAITGLEGYQDQNYTEYSVEGKLVFPRFLAPFLSRNFRRRQTANSELSASWNLQNRPEFHRRVFSTAWRYRWTEPRHHLAWRFDLLDLNYVYMPWISETFKRDYLDNAENRNAILRYNYEDLFIMKMGFGLSYSDGVDAVRVNVESSGNLLSGVSKTFGFKVNSQGQRTLFNIAYAQYAKFDVDYTHLMQFDKRNALALHAGIGVAYPYGNSTVLPFEKRYFSGGANSVRGWGVRELGPGKFKGTDGRIDFINQTGDVKLDLNAEYRTSLFWKFEGAAFIDAGNIWTLRNYQDQPGGQFKIDEFYKQIAVAYGLGLRLNFDYFILRLDMGMKAINPAYGTKEEHWAIIHPKLDRDFAFHFAVGLPF from the coding sequence ATGGTGCCGGAAGGGGAGTATATATTAAATAAGGTAGAAGTGAAGAGCGACTCGGCAGGGTATAATGCCGGGGCGCTCAAGCAGTATGTGCGCCAGAAAGAGAAACCGAAACTCTTCTCGCTCTTCAAGAATCCTTTCAGCAAGAAACCTGTCATCTACGATACTTTGCAGGCACGGCTCTCCTGTCAGGATCTGATTACCGCCATGCAGAACCAGGGCTTCATGCATGCTGGGGTGTCGCTCTATACCACCAAGAAAGGAAAGAAACTGGATGCTACCTATCTGTTGCATCCCGGAGAACCTTTTATGATAGGTAAGGTGAAATATGAGGTGGAAGATGAACATATCCAGCAACTTCTGCATCTCGATAATCCCGATAATCAGCAGATTAAGCCGGGTATGAGATTTACGGTAGAAACATTGGATAATGAGCGCAGGCGTATCTCCAGCCTTCTGACCAATGATGGCTATTTCCGCTTTCATAAAGATTTTATCCAATTTTCTGCCGATACGATTGCGGGACAGAAGGATATCGCCCTGACGCTCCACCTGATGAAGTATAAGGCAAACAGTAATGCTCCTGAGGTTGATCATCCCCGATATGAAATCAGAAACATCAACTATCTGAGTAATGACAGCGACCGAATCCATCTGCGCCATCAGGTTTTGCTCAATGCCACTGCCCTCAGAGAAGGCCGTCCCTACAGTGCCGCCGCCTTGCAGCGTACCTATAACAACTTTGCCCGTCTGCAGGCGGTGAAGTATACCAACATCAGATTCTCTGAAGTTCCTGACAGCAACCTGGTTACGGAGAACGGAATGGAGAGGAACAGCATCAGCCGGCAGATGGATTGCAATATCCAGATCAGTACCAACAAGCCTTCTACCATCGCCTTCCAGCCGGAGGGAACCAATACGGCGGGCGACTTGGGAGCTGCAGCTTCGCTCACTTATACCAACCGAAATCTCTTCAGAGGTAGTGAGCAGTTGAGCATCGAACTTCGTGGAGCCTACGAGGCCATTACCGGTCTGGAGGGGTATCAGGATCAGAACTATACTGAATATTCGGTTGAAGGCAAACTGGTTTTCCCTCGTTTCTTGGCGCCTTTCCTTTCAAGAAATTTCAGAAGAAGACAGACGGCAAACAGCGAGTTGTCGGCAAGTTGGAATCTTCAGAACCGTCCGGAGTTTCATCGCCGCGTATTCTCTACTGCCTGGCGTTATCGCTGGACAGAACCGCGTCATCACCTGGCCTGGCGTTTCGACCTGCTCGATCTCAACTATGTGTATATGCCATGGATATCCGAGACTTTCAAGAGAGACTATCTTGATAATGCAGAAAACAGAAATGCCATCCTCCGCTACAATTACGAAGACCTGTTTATCATGAAGATGGGTTTCGGTTTGAGTTATAGCGATGGGGTAGATGCTGTGCGAGTGAATGTAGAGAGTTCGGGCAATCTGCTGAGCGGTGTTTCCAAGACATTTGGTTTCAAGGTGAACAGCCAGGGACAGCGTACATTATTTAATATAGCTTATGCCCAGTATGCCAAGTTTGATGTAGATTATACCCACCTGATGCAGTTTGATAAGCGCAATGCTCTGGCGCTGCATGCGGGTATCGGTGTGGCTTATCCTTACGGCAACAGTACGGTGTTGCCTTTCGAAAAGCGTTATTTCTCGGGTGGTGCCAACTCGGTAAGAGGTTGGGGCGTAAGAGAATTAGGTCCGGGCAAGTTTAAGGGAACTGACGGTAGAATAGATTTCATCAACCAGACGGGTGATGTGAAGCTCGACTTGAATGCCGAATATCGCACTTCGCTCTTCTGGAAGTTTGAGGGTGCAGCGTTTATCGATGCCGGTAATATCTGGACACTTCGCAATTATCAGGATCAGCCTGGTGGCCAGTTCAAGATAGATGAATTCTACAAGCAGATAGCTGTAGCCTATGGCTTAGGTCTCAGGTTGAATTTCGATTACTTCATCCTCCGTCTGGATATGGGTATGAAGGCAATCAATCCAGCCTACGGAACGAAGGAAGAGCATTGGGCGATTATCCACCCGAAACTAGACCGCGATTTCGCCTTCCATTTCGCAGTAGGTTTGCCGTTCTAA
- a CDS encoding RNA methyltransferase: MISKNKIKYIRSLELKKNRNKEGKFVAEGFKVVDDLLALQPADLIVATGEWLRGKHFGAETEVIEVTDEELKKVSFLQHPQQVLAVFRQATSGDYSINTSELSLALDGVQDPGNLGTIIRIADWFGITHIYCSQDTADVYNPKVVQATMGSIARVKVEYGDLLGLVESLPADVPVYGTLLDGDNIYQQKLENRGLIVMGNEGKGISPELAKKVNHKLLIPNFPEGRATADSLNVAIATAITCSEFRRNF, from the coding sequence ATGATTAGCAAGAATAAAATAAAGTACATACGTTCGCTCGAACTGAAGAAGAACAGAAATAAAGAAGGAAAGTTCGTGGCAGAAGGTTTCAAGGTGGTAGACGATCTGCTCGCTCTGCAACCTGCCGACCTGATTGTGGCTACCGGCGAATGGCTCCGGGGCAAACACTTCGGGGCTGAAACCGAAGTGATAGAGGTTACTGATGAAGAACTGAAGAAGGTAAGTTTCCTGCAACATCCGCAGCAGGTGCTTGCCGTATTCAGACAGGCAACATCAGGAGATTACTCTATTAATACCAGCGAACTGAGTCTGGCGCTTGACGGCGTTCAGGACCCAGGCAATCTGGGCACCATCATCCGCATCGCCGACTGGTTTGGCATCACCCATATCTACTGCAGTCAGGATACTGCCGACGTATACAATCCGAAGGTGGTGCAGGCCACGATGGGCAGCATAGCAAGAGTGAAGGTAGAATATGGCGACCTGCTGGGACTGGTAGAATCACTTCCAGCCGACGTTCCCGTTTACGGCACCCTGCTCGATGGCGACAACATCTATCAGCAAAAGCTCGAAAACCGAGGACTTATCGTAATGGGAAACGAAGGAAAAGGCATCTCGCCAGAACTGGCAAAGAAGGTGAACCACAAGTTGCTCATCCCTAACTTTCCGGAAGGTAGAGCTACCGCCGACAGTCTGAATGTGGCTATCGCTACCGCCATTACCTGCTCAGAATTCAGAAGAAACTTTTAA
- a CDS encoding porin: MKKKTYLFIALSIVSMGMNAQNSEKSSLENNVPEFVKTMKIGGTIRSKYEYQTEEGEGRFEVRTARINVAGNVTKEVSYKAEIDLCDEGKIKMLDAYTRIKPWKTLQLTIGQERVPFTIDAHRSPHQQYFANRSFIAKQVGNVRDVGAEIGYTWNVGFPIVVNAGIFNGSGLTNQKDYWTKGVNYSAKAQFLFPNVNLVLSTQKIKPSDVTVTMYDGGITFHKGGFIAEAEYLYKHYSKDAFHDVHAFDGFVCYDIPVANPKSLIRKVSPLARYDFMSDHSDGTRYGGSDTELGALKINDYKRHRVTGGVTLSLAKPFISDIRINYEKYFYRKGGIAKVSEKDKIVVEFMTKF; the protein is encoded by the coding sequence ATGAAGAAGAAAACGTATCTGTTTATAGCACTGTCTATAGTGTCGATGGGAATGAATGCCCAAAACTCAGAAAAGAGTTCTCTTGAAAACAATGTGCCTGAATTCGTCAAGACAATGAAGATAGGTGGAACCATCCGTTCTAAGTATGAATACCAAACCGAGGAAGGGGAGGGACGATTTGAGGTGCGTACGGCCCGTATCAATGTAGCAGGAAATGTAACAAAGGAGGTTAGTTATAAGGCTGAGATTGATCTCTGTGATGAGGGTAAGATCAAGATGCTCGATGCTTATACCCGCATCAAGCCTTGGAAGACACTGCAGCTTACCATTGGTCAGGAGCGTGTGCCATTCACTATTGATGCTCACCGTTCTCCTCATCAGCAGTACTTCGCCAACCGCTCGTTCATCGCCAAGCAGGTGGGCAACGTGCGCGACGTGGGTGCCGAAATCGGATACACCTGGAATGTAGGTTTCCCAATTGTGGTGAATGCCGGTATCTTCAACGGTTCGGGTTTGACCAACCAGAAGGATTACTGGACCAAGGGCGTTAACTATTCAGCCAAGGCTCAGTTCCTCTTCCCAAATGTCAACCTGGTGTTGAGTACCCAGAAGATCAAGCCATCTGATGTTACGGTAACGATGTATGATGGCGGTATCACCTTCCACAAGGGTGGTTTCATTGCTGAGGCTGAGTATCTTTACAAGCATTACAGTAAGGATGCTTTCCACGATGTTCATGCATTCGATGGTTTCGTATGCTATGATATTCCGGTGGCTAATCCTAAGAGCCTTATCAGGAAGGTTTCGCCTTTGGCAAGATATGATTTCATGAGCGACCACAGTGATGGTACAAGATATGGCGGTTCTGATACAGAACTGGGTGCATTGAAGATCAATGATTATAAGCGCCATCGTGTTACGGGCGGTGTAACCTTGAGCCTTGCCAAGCCATTCATCTCAGATATCCGTATCAACTACGAGAAATATTTCTATCGTAAAGGTGGTATAGCTAAAGTTTCAGAAAAAGATAAGATTGTTGTGGAGTTCATGACAAAGTTCTAA
- a CDS encoding Ppx/GppA family phosphatase produces MMNLASIDIGSNGARLLIKRFDPEAIREEDRIKKLMFIRIPLRLGKDVFTLGKVSKEREKMMLHMMKGFKQFMKLNDVEAFRACATSAMRDAENGKKVLKKIEKQTGIKLEIIKGQEEAQLLYNNLVEKTDSNEGSFAYIDVGGGSTEVSIIHDGVLAESYSYNMGTLRMLSGKVTAETEKLFKENLTRYAEQYGDIRIIGSGGNINKLNKLARHSKQDSKNLTLAELKRLYSMMQPLSIEEREISFSLKEDRADVIIPAAEIFLKACEYLKCENIMVPNISLADSIVDGLYEKMMAKTEE; encoded by the coding sequence ATGATGAATTTAGCATCCATTGATATCGGCTCAAACGGAGCCCGACTCCTCATCAAGCGCTTCGATCCCGAGGCAATCCGAGAGGAAGACCGCATCAAAAAACTCATGTTCATCCGCATCCCATTGCGATTGGGTAAGGATGTATTCACCCTGGGAAAGGTTTCCAAGGAGCGTGAGAAGATGATGCTCCACATGATGAAGGGCTTCAAGCAATTCATGAAACTCAATGACGTAGAGGCATTTCGCGCCTGTGCCACTTCAGCCATGCGCGATGCCGAGAACGGCAAGAAGGTGCTCAAGAAGATAGAGAAGCAAACCGGCATCAAACTCGAAATCATCAAGGGGCAGGAGGAGGCACAGCTCCTCTACAACAACCTGGTAGAGAAAACAGACTCCAACGAGGGCAGCTTTGCCTACATTGATGTGGGCGGTGGTTCCACGGAGGTGAGTATCATCCATGACGGTGTGCTCGCCGAAAGCTATTCCTACAACATGGGTACTCTGAGAATGCTGAGCGGCAAGGTGACTGCCGAAACCGAAAAGCTCTTCAAGGAGAACCTGACGAGATATGCCGAGCAATACGGCGACATCAGGATCATCGGTTCGGGTGGCAACATCAACAAGTTGAACAAGCTGGCACGCCACAGCAAGCAGGACTCCAAAAACCTGACGCTTGCCGAACTGAAGCGTCTCTATTCGATGATGCAGCCCCTGAGCATCGAGGAGCGCGAGATTTCCTTCTCCCTGAAAGAAGACCGTGCCGACGTCATCATTCCTGCCGCTGAGATCTTCCTCAAGGCATGCGAATACCTGAAGTGTGAAAACATCATGGTGCCCAACATCTCGCTCGCCGACTCCATCGTGGATGGACTCTATGAGAAGATGATGGCAAAAACAGAAGAATAA
- a CDS encoding RNA degradosome polyphosphate kinase, giving the protein MTKEELLKKAYVERDISWMYFNHRILQEAEKEYVPLLERLSFLGIYSNNLDEFFRVRVASLNRMLNQKLDKDAEQQIKKSLKAINKLNESYSKEYTEAVDTVFRELEVHKVRLLNEDQLNDEQKEFLTQFFYDKLNGSVNPIWLNEIDDLSTLEDNRIYLAVEKAEDDKKKKYAVVKVPDRVYGRWVKVPASEGFDNIMYLDDVIRYCLPLVFLGFKESTYRAFSFKFTKDAEMEMDNDADFGTMEKIALGVNSRKKGEAVRVIYDQEMPKELQKKLRERLNTKELDASLAGGRYQNHKDLMSFPDCGHKELKYEKWAPIMKPEFLSNESILDQIREKDRFIHVPYHSFNGYIRVLREAAIKPEVKAIKTTLYRLAKDSKVVKALITAARNGKKVTAVVELLARFDEESNIKWSKRMQEEGVNVIFGVEGLKIHSKLLYIESKKGNIACVGTGNFHEGNAKIYTDYLMMTARTKLVNEVAKVFDFIDRPFSPFRFNELLVSPNSMKSRILRMLDTEIKNANEGKEAWVKMKINHITDTDMVTKLYQASKAGVKIDIVIRGNCSLVPGIAKLSDNIRCVGIIDRYLEHSRILIFANGGKPRYFIGSADWMPRNLINRIEVLTPVYDEDMQADLLRTISYGMRDTMNGRVVDGKGGKEFVEGEPFRSQEELYKAYK; this is encoded by the coding sequence ATGACCAAAGAAGAATTACTCAAAAAGGCATACGTAGAACGCGATATCAGTTGGATGTACTTCAACCATCGCATTCTCCAGGAAGCAGAGAAAGAGTACGTCCCATTGTTGGAGCGTCTCTCTTTTCTCGGTATTTATTCCAATAACCTTGACGAGTTCTTCCGTGTCCGCGTGGCATCACTCAACCGCATGCTCAACCAGAAGCTCGACAAGGATGCCGAACAGCAGATTAAGAAATCACTTAAAGCAATTAATAAACTCAATGAATCTTATTCGAAAGAATACACTGAGGCGGTGGATACGGTTTTCCGAGAGCTTGAAGTACACAAGGTTCGCCTGCTCAACGAAGACCAGCTCAACGACGAGCAGAAGGAATTCCTTACGCAGTTCTTCTACGACAAGCTCAATGGTTCTGTCAACCCTATCTGGCTCAACGAGATAGACGACCTCTCCACACTGGAGGACAACCGCATTTACCTTGCCGTAGAAAAGGCTGAGGATGACAAGAAGAAGAAATATGCCGTAGTAAAGGTACCAGATAGAGTTTACGGACGCTGGGTAAAGGTGCCGGCAAGCGAGGGTTTTGACAACATCATGTATCTGGACGATGTAATCAGATACTGTCTACCTCTGGTATTCCTCGGTTTCAAAGAGAGCACCTACCGTGCTTTCAGTTTCAAGTTTACCAAGGATGCCGAAATGGAGATGGACAATGATGCCGACTTCGGAACCATGGAGAAGATTGCACTGGGTGTAAACAGCCGTAAGAAGGGTGAAGCCGTGCGCGTAATCTACGATCAGGAGATGCCGAAGGAACTCCAAAAGAAACTCCGTGAGCGATTGAACACCAAAGAACTGGATGCTTCACTGGCTGGCGGAAGATACCAGAACCACAAGGATCTGATGTCGTTCCCAGATTGCGGACACAAGGAACTGAAGTACGAGAAGTGGGCTCCTATCATGAAACCGGAGTTCCTCTCCAACGAGAGCATCCTCGACCAGATTCGTGAGAAAGACCGTTTTATCCATGTACCCTACCATAGCTTCAACGGCTACATCCGTGTGCTCCGTGAGGCTGCTATCAAGCCCGAGGTGAAAGCAATCAAGACCACCCTCTATCGTCTGGCAAAGGATTCAAAGGTAGTGAAGGCACTCATCACTGCTGCCCGCAACGGTAAGAAGGTAACTGCCGTAGTAGAGCTTCTGGCACGTTTCGACGAGGAGAGCAACATCAAATGGAGCAAGCGCATGCAGGAAGAGGGCGTGAACGTAATCTTCGGTGTAGAAGGACTGAAGATTCACTCCAAGCTGCTCTATATCGAATCAAAGAAGGGCAACATCGCCTGTGTGGGAACCGGAAACTTCCACGAGGGCAATGCCAAGATCTATACCGACTATCTGATGATGACAGCCCGTACTAAGCTGGTAAACGAGGTGGCTAAGGTATTCGATTTCATCGACCGTCCATTCTCACCATTCCGCTTCAACGAGCTTCTCGTCTCTCCAAACTCCATGAAGAGCCGCATCCTGCGCATGCTTGATACAGAAATCAAGAATGCCAACGAGGGCAAGGAGGCTTGGGTGAAGATGAAGATCAACCACATCACCGATACCGATATGGTAACCAAGCTCTATCAGGCATCGAAGGCTGGCGTGAAGATAGACATCGTGATCCGCGGCAACTGTTCGCTGGTGCCAGGCATCGCCAAGCTCAGCGACAACATCCGCTGCGTGGGCATCATCGACCGCTATCTGGAGCACAGCCGTATCCTCATCTTTGCCAACGGAGGCAAGCCAAGATACTTCATCGGTTCTGCCGACTGGATGCCAAGAAACCTCATCAACCGCATCGAGGTACTCACCCCGGTATATGACGAGGATATGCAGGCAGACCTGCTCCGCACCATCTCCTATGGTATGAGAGATACGATGAACGGCAGAGTGGTAGATGGCAAGGGCGGCAAGGAGTTTGTGGAAGGCGAACCATTCCGCAGTCAGGAAGAACTTTATAAGGCATATAAATAA
- a CDS encoding MBL fold metallo-hydrolase, whose translation MLKFISFGSGSSGNCYYLYTDTDSILIDVGVGIRILKKHFHNYGLRFEDVHHVLITHDHADHVKSVGSLSTDYHLPVYTTRKVHQGIERNYCVRKKIEPNHARVIEKKVTFTLGEFKITPFGVPHDSTDNVGYFVECGGVNFCLITDVGHITEEMHDFIGRANYLVLEANHSVEMLQQGHYPQYLKERILGDNGHLSNDDCGEALANYATPELHHVWLCHLSEENNHPELARKTVEQILRSKGIIAGKDFQLEVLKRKTPSEIYKLV comes from the coding sequence ATGCTGAAATTTATATCCTTTGGCAGTGGAAGTAGTGGCAATTGCTATTATCTTTACACTGATACGGATTCGATACTGATAGACGTAGGAGTAGGAATAAGAATATTGAAGAAGCATTTCCATAACTATGGACTTCGCTTCGAGGATGTGCATCACGTCCTCATCACCCATGACCACGCCGACCATGTAAAGTCGGTGGGGAGTCTGAGTACTGACTATCATCTACCGGTATATACGACCCGTAAAGTACATCAAGGCATCGAGCGCAACTATTGTGTTCGAAAGAAGATAGAGCCTAACCATGCTCGTGTGATAGAGAAGAAAGTAACTTTCACACTGGGCGAGTTTAAGATTACTCCGTTCGGTGTACCCCACGACAGTACCGACAATGTTGGCTATTTCGTGGAGTGCGGTGGTGTAAACTTCTGTCTCATCACCGATGTGGGGCATATTACTGAAGAGATGCACGACTTTATCGGCCGTGCCAACTATCTTGTGCTCGAGGCGAACCATAGTGTAGAGATGCTCCAGCAGGGTCATTATCCCCAGTATCTGAAGGAACGCATTCTGGGAGATAACGGTCATCTGAGCAACGACGATTGTGGCGAGGCGCTTGCCAATTATGCTACACCGGAGCTTCATCACGTCTGGCTCTGTCATCTCAGCGAGGAGAACAACCATCCTGAGCTGGCACGCAAAACCGTGGAGCAAATCCTGCGCAGTAAAGGCATCATAGCCGGCAAGGACTTCCAGCTGGAAGTATTGAAGCGCAAGACACCGAGCGAAATCTATAAGCTGGTGTAG
- the hisB gene encoding bifunctional histidinol-phosphatase/imidazoleglycerol-phosphate dehydratase HisB — MKQTRLLFIDRDGTLIQEPEDEQIDSFKKLVFTKGVFRNLSFIAQHTDYELVMVSNQDGLGTDSFPEDTFWPVHNFIIQTLESEGIHFAKQHIDRHFPKDNSPMRKPGTGMLTEYIDNPAYDMANSYVIGDRETDAQLAENLGCKSLILGKDGMDWDKIAEILFAGDRIAEVKRTTKETDIYIKVNLDGSGKCDISTGLGFFDHMLEQIGKHGMMDLTIHTKGDLYVDEHHTIEDTGIALGECLLQALGDKRGIERYGYSLPMDDCLCQVALDFGGRPWLIWDAEFHREKVGEMPTEMFKHFFKSLSDAAKMNLNIKAEGENEHHKIEGIFKALARSLKMAVKRDIYHFELPSSKGML, encoded by the coding sequence ATGAAACAGACAAGATTACTCTTTATCGACCGCGATGGAACTCTGATTCAGGAACCAGAGGATGAACAGATTGACAGCTTCAAGAAGCTGGTATTCACCAAGGGCGTGTTCCGCAATCTCTCCTTCATTGCCCAGCACACCGACTACGAGCTGGTGATGGTGAGCAACCAGGACGGCTTGGGTACCGACTCCTTTCCGGAAGATACCTTCTGGCCTGTACACAACTTCATCATCCAGACCCTGGAGAGCGAAGGCATCCACTTTGCCAAGCAGCACATCGACCGCCACTTCCCTAAAGATAACTCGCCGATGCGCAAGCCAGGAACAGGCATGCTGACTGAATATATCGACAACCCTGCCTACGATATGGCAAACAGTTATGTAATCGGCGACCGTGAAACCGATGCCCAGCTTGCCGAGAACCTGGGTTGCAAGAGTCTGATTCTCGGAAAAGACGGCATGGACTGGGATAAGATTGCTGAGATTCTCTTTGCCGGCGACCGCATCGCAGAAGTGAAGCGCACCACCAAGGAAACGGATATCTACATCAAGGTAAATCTCGATGGTTCAGGAAAATGCGACATTTCTACCGGTCTCGGTTTCTTCGACCACATGCTAGAACAGATAGGCAAGCACGGCATGATGGACCTCACCATCCATACCAAGGGCGACCTCTATGTGGATGAGCATCATACCATTGAGGATACGGGTATTGCACTGGGCGAATGCCTGCTGCAGGCTTTAGGTGATAAGCGCGGAATAGAAAGATACGGCTACAGTCTGCCGATGGACGACTGTCTCTGTCAGGTAGCATTGGATTTCGGTGGCCGTCCATGGCTGATTTGGGATGCCGAGTTCCACAGAGAGAAGGTTGGCGAAATGCCAACCGAGATGTTCAAGCATTTCTTCAAGAGTCTGAGTGATGCAGCAAAGATGAACCTCAATATCAAGGCTGAAGGCGAAAATGAGCATCACAAGATAGAAGGCATCTTCAAGGCACTTGCCCGTTCGCTGAAAATGGCGGTAAAGAGAGACATCTACCACTTCGAGCTTCCTAGTTCTAAGGGAATGCTGTAA
- a CDS encoding leucine-rich repeat domain-containing protein, translating into MKENKKAILEILKKKSKKDGKFENLVLNLALQKIDSDNFEFDGGAVYTADKKRLVYYMNHDASFTIPEGVEIIGEMAFRGKKQLAHVIIPSTVKEIEHDAFYDCDELDNIYIPASVKAIKAYAFAECDKLKKITFAGTPEKLSRHTFDDCDQLHDIIVPAGSSKFFRKELHFIDGDTDFLVLEVPGKDSKEPSKNKKDEKVSEKKANAEKKEKTSEKKADLEKKEAAPEKKVEKKNKKESTK; encoded by the coding sequence ATGAAGGAAAATAAAAAAGCAATTTTGGAGATTCTCAAGAAGAAGTCCAAGAAAGACGGTAAGTTTGAAAACTTGGTTCTCAACCTCGCCTTACAGAAGATTGACAGCGATAATTTTGAGTTTGACGGCGGGGCAGTCTATACCGCCGACAAGAAGCGCTTGGTTTACTACATGAACCATGATGCCAGTTTTACGATTCCTGAGGGAGTAGAGATTATCGGAGAGATGGCTTTCCGTGGCAAGAAACAATTGGCTCATGTCATCATCCCTAGTACGGTGAAGGAGATTGAACATGATGCATTCTATGATTGTGATGAATTGGATAACATTTATATACCAGCCAGCGTGAAAGCTATCAAAGCATACGCTTTCGCTGAATGCGACAAACTGAAGAAGATTACTTTCGCAGGAACTCCAGAAAAGTTGAGCCGTCATACTTTCGATGACTGCGACCAGTTGCACGACATCATCGTTCCAGCAGGCAGCAGCAAGTTCTTCCGTAAAGAGCTTCACTTTATCGACGGAGATACAGATTTCCTCGTTCTGGAAGTACCAGGCAAAGACTCTAAAGAACCTTCTAAGAACAAGAAGGACGAGAAAGTTTCTGAAAAGAAAGCTAACGCAGAGAAGAAAGAAAAGACTTCTGAAAAGAAAGCTGACTTAGAGAAGAAGGAAGCTGCTCCAGAAAAGAAAGTTGAAAAAAAGAATAAGAAAGAGTCTACAAAATAA